The window CGACGAATGGATCACCGACCGCACGGGCATCAAGGAGCGGCGCATCGCCGGGGACGACGAGGCCACCTCCGACCTGTCCGCCCGCGCCGCGCGCCAGGCCCTTGAACGGGCGGGGGTGGCGCCCACGGACGTGGATTTGGTGGTCGTGGCCACTTGCACGCCCGACCATCTGTTCCCGTCCACGGCCTGCCTCGTTCAAAAAGCCCTGGGGCTCACGAAGGCGATGGCTTTTGATGTTTCCGCCGCCTGTTCCGGGTTCGTTTACGGATTGGCGGTGGTGAAGGGAATGCTGGAAACGGGGCAGGCCCGCACAGCGCTTTTGATCGGGGCCGACACCCTGTCGCGTTTCACCGACTGGACCGATCGGGGCACCTGCGTGCTCTTCGGGGACGGGGCCGGGGCGCTGTTGATGCAAGCCACGGACGGTCCCGGGGATTTGTTGTCGGTGTTCACCGGGTCGGAGGGGGCGGCCGGCGACGTTCTGTGCATTCCGGGCGGCGGCTCCCGGCACCCGGCGGGCGCGGGGGCGGTGCCCAAACACCCGGCGCACATCAAGATGGATGGCCGCGAGGTGTTCAAGCACGCCGTGGCCCGGATGATCGAAGCGGCCACCGCCGCCCTGGCCAAGGCGGGCAAAACCCCGGCGGACCTGCGCCTCCTTATACCGCATCAAGCCAATTTGCGCATCATCGACGCCATCGCCAAACGCATCGCCATTCCCAACGACCGGGTGTTCCGCAACGTGCAAAAATACGGGAACATGTCGGCGGCCACCACCGTCATCGCGTTGGATGAGGCGGTGCAGGCCGGACAGGTGCGGCGGGGCGACTTGGTGGAGCTGATCGCCTTCGGGGCCGGCCTCACCTGGGGCGCGGCGGTTTTGCGTTGGTGAAAACGGAGAGTCAACGATGAAAACGGCTTTTGTGTTTCCGGGACAAGGGTCCCAATACGTGGCCATGGGCGCCGAACTGGCCGCGACTTACCCCGCGGCGCGGGCGGTGATCGACCGGGCGCGCGCTTTGCTGGGGGACGCGTACGTCGATGTTTTTCTGAACGGGCCCGAGGAAAAACTCAAGGACACCCGCTACACCCAGGTCGCCCTCTTCATCGTGTCGATGGCGGCCCACGCGGTGTTGAAGGGGTTGGGCGCCCGGGCCGATTTTACCGCCGGTCACAGCCTGGGCGAGTACTCGGCCCTGTGCGCCGCCGGGGCGTTCGATTTTGAAACGGGGTTGCGGTTGGTGAAGGCCCGCGGCGAGGCCATCGGCGCCGCCGCGGCCAAGGTCCCCGGGACCATGGCCGCCATCGTCGGCCTGGACCGCGCGGTGGTCGAGGGGATTTGCCAAAATGCCTCGTCCCACGGGGTGTGCCAGGCCGTCAACTACAACTGCCCCGGTCAAATTGTGATCGCGGGGGAAGTCGCGGCGGTGGAAGCCGCCGTGAAGGCGGCGCAGGCCGCGGGCTCCCCGAAATCCATCGTGCTGAACGTTTCGGGCCCCTTCCATTCGTCGCTCATGAAGCCCGCGGCCGAGGCCATGGCGGGGGAACTGGCGAAGGCGACGCTTCAGCCCCCGGTGGTGCCCGTGGTGATGAACGTCGACGCCCGGCCCGCCACGGAGCCCGGCGTCATTCGGACCAACCTGGTCCGGCAGATCGACCACCCCGTCCTCTGGGAGGACACGCTCAAGACGTTGTTCGCGGCGGGGGTGGAACGATTCATTGAAGTGGGCCCCGGGCGGGTGTTGTCGGGCCTCCTCCGGCGCACCGATAAGACCAAGAAATTTTCTAATATTGAGGACAAGAAATCGGCGGAAGCCGTTTTTGCCGTACCGGCCGCGGGCTGACCCGCGCCGAACGAAAGGACATTCCATGCGACTCAAAGACCAAGTGGCGTTGATCACCGGCGGGGCCCAAGGCATCGGCCGGGCGATCGCCGAAACCTACGCGCGCGAAGGGGCCCACCTGGCCCTCTGCGACGTGAACGAACAGGCCTGCCAGGCCACGGCCGAGGAGCTCGGGAAAAAATACAACGTCAAGACCCACGCCGCGAAGGTGAACGTCACGCTGATCGACGAATGCGAAAAATGGGTGGCGGCGGTCATCGAAAAGCTGGGCCGCGCCGACATCCTGGTGAACAACGCCGGCATCACCAAAGACAATTTGGTCATGCGCATGTCCGACGCCGAGTGGGACGCCGTCATCGCGGTGAATTTGAAAGGCGTGTTCAATTGCACGAAGGCCGTCAACCGGCCCATGTTCAAGCAGCGGGCCGGGCGGATCATCAACATCGCCTCCATCGTGGGGCTCATGGGGAACGCCGGCCAAGTCAATTACTCGGCGACCAAGGGCGGCGTCATCGCCATGACGAAAACCTGCGCCCGCGAGTTCGCCAGCCGCAACGTGCTCGTCAACGCCATCGCGCCCGGGTTCATCCGGACCGCCATGACCGACAAGCTCTCCGACGAACAGAAACAGCGGCTCTCCTCGGCCATCCCGCTGGAACGCCTGGGCGAGGCCCAGGACGTGGCCAACGCGGCGCTTTTCCTCGCCTCGCCCGAGAGCTCCTACATCACGGGGCAAGTCCTTTCGGTCAACGGCGGGATGTACATGTAAGACGCCCGCCCGCGGCGGGACCCGTTTAGCAAGCTTTTGTAGCGGCGAAGGAAGTTCAACGTGCGCGGGGCCCAACCCCCACGCTCGTTGGACCTTCCCAAGCCCATCACCCAAAAGGGGGAAACACGTGGCAGACGACATCGAGACAAAAGTGCGGGAAATCATCATCGAGCAATTGGGCGTCGACGCGGCGCAGGTCAAGACGGAGGCGTCCTTCGTCAACGACCTCGGCGCGGACTCGCTCGACACCGTGGAGCTCGTCATGGCGCTCGAAGAGGCCTTCGACATGGAGATCCCGGACGAAGAAGCCGAAAAGATTCAAACCGTCGGTCAGGCGGTCAGCTACATCCAGACCCACAAGAAATAAAATCGTTTCACAGCCCCGGGCGGACAACGCATCGGCCGCTCGGGGCATCCTTTTGACGGAGATTTGTCCATGATGAGCAAAAAACGCGTGGTGATCACGGGCCTGGGCATTGTCAGCCCCATCGGCATCGGCAAGGAGGCCTACCTCGACGCGTTGCGGAACGGCCGGTCCGGCGCCGGCCGCGTGACCTATTTCGACACGTCCACCTACCCCTGCCAAATCGACGCGGAGGTGAAGGGGTTCGTCGCCGACAACTTCATGGACAAAAAGAAGGTCCGCCGCATGGACCGGTTCACCCAGTTCGCCATGGCGGCGACGAAAATGGCGGTGGCGGATTCGGGGATTGATTTCTCGAAGGAAGACCCGGACCGTTGCGGCGCGATCGTGGGCTCGGGCATCGGCGGCCTCCAGACCATCGAGGCGGAACACAGCGTGATCCTGGAAAAAGGGATGAAGCGCGTGTCCCCGTTCCTGATCCCCATGTTGATTTCCAACATCGCCCCGGGTGAAATCGCCATTGAATACGGCCTCACCGGGCCCAACTACGCCGTCAGCTCGGCCTGCGCGACCTCGAACCACGCCTTCGGCGCGGCGCTCCGCCACATGCGCTACGGCGACGCCGATGTCTTGATCGCGGGCGGGGCCGAAGCGGCCATCACCGCCCTCGGGTACGCGGGGTTTTGCCAGGCCCGCGCCTTGACCTCCGGTTTCAACGACCGCCCGGAGAAGGCGAGCCGTCCGTTCGACAAGGACCGTTCCGGCTTTTTGATGGGCGAAGGCGCCGGCATTGTCGTGTTGGAAACCCTCGAACACGCCCTGGCCCGCAACGCCAAGATTTACGGCGAGTTGGCGGGATTCGGCGCGACCGACGACGCCTACCACATCACGGCGCCCTCGCCGGAGGCCAAGGCGGCCACCCGCGCCATGCAACTGGCCCTGGCCGACGCGGGCGTCCGCCCGGAGGAAGTCGATTACGTCAACGCGCACGGGACCTCCACCGAACTCAACGACAAGACCGAAACCATGGCCTTGAAAAAAGTGTTCGGCGAACACGCGCGCAAATTGGCCGTTTCCTCGACAAAATCCATGACGGGGCACCTGTTGGGCGCCGCCGGCGCCGCCGAGCTTATCGCGACCTTGCTCTGCATGGAACACGGGTTCATCCACCCGACCATCAACTACGAGACGCCCGACCCGGACTGCGACCTGGACTACGTGCCGAACACGGCGCGCCCCGGAAAGATCATGTGCGCCCTGTCGAACTCCCTGGGCTTTGGCGGGCACAACGCCGTGATTGTGGCGAAACGTTACCAAGGCTGATTCCCCCACGTGCCCCGCGCGGACACCGGTCCCCTGCAACGGTCGCTCAGGCACAAATTCAAAAACACCGCCCTGCTTGAGGAGGCGCTCACCCACAAGTCCTACGCGATGGAGCGGGGGGGCGCCGCATTCAACGAGCGGTTGGAGTTCCTGGGGGACAGCGTCCTGGCGGCGATCGTCGCGCACTACCTCTTCAAGCGTTACCCCGATGAAGACGAGGGCAAACTCTCAAAGCTGAAATCCCAGATCGTGTCCCGGTCCGCCTTGGTGTTGTGGGCCCGCGAGATCGCCCTGGGACAATTTTTGTCCATGTCCGAAGGCGAGCAGGCCACCGGCGGCCGGGAACGCGACAGCCTGCTCGGCAACGCCTTTGAGGCCCTGTTGGGGGCGATGTTCCTGGACGGCGGCTTTCCGGCGGCCCAACGCTTTGTGGTGCGCCTTCTCTCGAAGAAAAAGCAAATCCTCGAAACCGATCACAAAAGCCGCCTGCAAGAGATCATCCAAAAACGCTACAAAGTCCCGCCCAGTTACAACCTCGCCGAACAAAAGGGTCCCGACCACAACAAGGTTTTTGTTATGGAGGTCAACATCCGCCGCCGCTTGCTGGGACGCGGCGAAGGGCATTCGAAGAAAGAAGCCGAACAGGCCGCCGCTTTCGAGGCCTTGAAACGGATTCGAACCCATCGCATGGCCCCCCGCATTGATCCGCACCACATGGCGGAAGAAGAGACCCTTCCCCTTCCGTCCCCCCGGCGGCCCCCCCGCGGCTGACTCCCCGCGGCTTTCGTCGATCTTCCAACGCCCTTCCCGCGCCCTTTGGGCCGGGGAGGGCGCGTTGACTCTCCTGCCCGCGACGGCCGGCGCCGTCCCTCGCGTGGGCGAGCGAAGGGGACCGAGGCGCGGCGTCTTCCCCGGCGTCGCCGAGGGGGTCCGCGTGCGCCTCGACGGGGCCGCCGGGCGGGCGGAGGAGGTCGTTCCGGCGGTGCCCTGGAATTATGTTCCAGATCAGGTTTCTCGCCCCCCCAATTTTGTTATAGTTAGCGCTTTACGCAAGACCATTGAGGAGATCCCATGAATTATTTCCTTACCGAAGACCAACAGGCCATCATCGAGACCGCCCGGGAAATCGCCGAAAAGAAAATCAAACCCGTTCGCGAAAAACACGACGCCGACGAATCTTTCCCTTGGGAAATCGTCGAGGAGCTCCGCAAGGCCGATTTGTTCGGCGTGTATTTCCACCCCAACTACGGGGGGTTGGGCGGCGCCGGTTTTGAATTGGTCCTGGTGGTTGAAGAGTTGTCCAAGGCCTGCGGCGGCACCGCGCTGGCGTTGGCGGCCACCGCTTTGGGCGCCTTTCCGATCATCCTCTTCGGCACGCCGGCGCAGAAGAAAAAATGGTTGCCGGACCTGGCCAGCGGCAAACGGCTCGGGGCTTTCGCCATCACGGAACCGGAAGCGGGTTCCGATGCGACGGCCACCCGTTGTTCGGCGAAAAAAGACGGGGATTTCTACGTCTTGAACGGCGTGAAGAATTTTTGCTCGAACGGCGAGTCCGCGGAAATATACTCGGTGTTCGCCACGACGGACCTCAAGCGCGGCGCCCGCGGCATCACGGCGTTCGTGGTCGAAAAGGGCACCCCCGGTTTCACCTTCGGCAAGAAGGAAACCAAAATGGGCATTCGCGCCAGCACGACCTACGAACTGGTGTTCGACAACTGCCGCGTGCCGGCCTCCAACGTCCTGGGCAAAGAAGGTTTCGGCCTCTTCGTGGCCCAGGCGACCTTCGACATTTCCCGGCCCGGCGTGGCCGCCCAGGCCCTCGGCATCGGGACCGGCGCGATGAGCGAAGCGCTGGCTTACGCCAAGGTGCGCCGCCAATTCGGCCAATCGGTGTTGTCGTTCCAGTCCTCCCAGCACACCGTCGCCAACATGGCCACGAGCCTGGAAGCCTCCCGCGCGCTCCTCTACAGCGTCACCCGGGCCATGGACGTGGATCTCAAAGCCGCGGTGGAAGCCTCGGAAGCCTCCGGCAAGACCGTTTACGAAGAGATGAAAAAAGCCTCCAGCGGCCGCTGGACCAAATACTCCGGCATGGTGAAACTGTTCTGCTCCGACACCGCCTTCTGGGTCGCCGACAGCGCCATCCAGCTCTGCGGCGGCATCGGCTACATGCGCGACTTCCCCGTTGAAAAATTCCTGCGGGATGCGAAAATCACGCAAATCTACGAAGGCACCAACCAGATCCAGCGCAACGAGATCGGCATGATGATCACCAAAGAACTCGCCGCCAAAGGCGATTAGGACCCCAAAGAAAAGAGAGACCCCCATGGGCCTTCACATCGTTGTTTGCATCAAACAAACCCCGGCGACGTCGAACATCCAAATCGACCCCGTGACCGGCACGCTGAAACGGGAAGGGATGGCGGCCGCCATCAATCCTTTCGACGAATACGCGATCGAAGAGGCGGTCCGCATCAAGGAGCGCGTTCCCGGCACGACGGTGTCGGTGGTGACCATGGGGCCGCCCCAGGCCGAGGAGTCCCTGCGGGAGTCCATCGCGCGCGGGGCCGACCAGGCCTTCCATCTCACGAGCCGCGCCTTCGCCGGCGCGGACACCTGGGCGACCTCGTACACCCTGCAGATGGGCATTCGAAAGATCGCCAAGGAAAAGGGCCCCGTGCATCTGGTGCTCTGCGGCAAACAGACCAACGACGGGGACACGGGGCACGTCGGTCCAGGCATCGCGGCCTGGCTGGATTGGCCCAACATCGCCTACGTCAAAAAAGTGGAAGCCATTGACGAAAAAAAGATCGTCGTCCACCGCATGATGGAGGACGGCGTGGACGTTTTGGAAATGGACCTGCCCGCCGTGATTGCCGTGGTCAAGGAAATCAACGAACCGCGCGTGGCCTCCCTCAAGGGGAAAATGGCCGCCAAAAAAGCCGTGGTGCCCAAGTGGACCGAAGTGGACATCGAGGCCGACAAAAAAAGCATCGGCCTCGGCGGCTCGCCCACGATCGTGTCCAAATCCTTTAACCCGCCGCCCCGCAAGGGCGGCGCCAAAATCGACGGCCCGACGCCCGAAGCCAAAGCGAAGGCCCTGATCGACAAACTCCAAGAAATGAAGCTGATCTAACCATGCCCAACACCATCTACGTTTCCAAACAACGCTGCACCGGCTGCACCTCCTGCGCGCGGGCTTGCCCCGTCTCCTGCATCGACATGGTGGACCGTCCGAAGGAACCGGGCGTCAACTGGCGCAAGCTCGCCGTCATCGACGAGGCCAAGTGCATTTTCTGCAACGCCTGCGTCGAGGCCTGCGACAAGCTTTATGAAAAGGGCAAAAACAAAGACGTCTTCCACGCCATCACGATGGTCAAGGAAAAAGTCGAGGGCCAGGTTACGGTCGACGTGTCCCTCTACAAAAACGTTTGGATTTTCGCCGAGGTCCGTCACGGGAAACTCATGCCGACGGCCTACGAGCTCCTGGGCCTGGGGAAAACCCTGGCCGGGACCTTGAACGAGAAAGTCGCCGCTGTCATCATCGGCAAGGACGTGGCCCAACACGCCCAGGATTTGATCGACCACGGGGCCGAAATGGTCTACGTGCTCGAACACCCGGGCCTCGACAACTTTGTCGACGAAGTGTACACCCAGCTTTTGACGGACCTGATCGCCCGGGAGAAACCCAACAAATTCCTCCTGCCGGCGTCGACCATCGGGCGCTCGTTTGGATCCCGGGTGGCCGTGGCGGTCAACACCGGCATCACGGCCGACGCCACGGAATTGTCGATCGATCCGGCGACCCGGATGCTGCACGCCACGCGCCCCTCCTTCGGCGGGAACTTGATGGCGACCATTCTCTGCGAAAAGCATCGCCCCGAAATGGCCACGGTGCGTCCCATGTCCTTCCCCCGGGCTCCCAAGCGGGACGGTCGCACGGGCGAGGTGGTGAAAGTCAACGTGGATTTGGGCAAGATCAAGCAACGGACCCGCTTCGTTCGCTTCGAGGCCGAAAAGGGCGAAGGCCAGGACATCACCGCCGCCGACGTCATCGTGGCCGGCGGGCGCGGGGTGGGGAGCGCGGACGGATTCAAATCCCTGGAGGCCTTGGCCAAGGCCCTGGGCGGGGCCGTGGCCGCCAGCCGAGCCGCCGTCGATGCGGGATGGATCCCCTACCGGACCCAAGTGGGCCTCACCGGCCGCACGGTGCGCCCCAAGCTTTACATCGCCGCGGGGGTCAGCGGCCAGATTCAGCACTTGGCGGGCATGAGTTCCAGCGAAGTCATCGTGTCCATCAACAAAGACCCGGAATGCCCCATGAACAAACTGGCGACGTTTTCCATCGACGGGGACCTTTTTGAAATGATCCCGGCGCTCGTGAAGGAAATCGAAAGGCGCCGCGG of the Elusimicrobiota bacterium genome contains:
- the fabD gene encoding ACP S-malonyltransferase — its product is MKTAFVFPGQGSQYVAMGAELAATYPAARAVIDRARALLGDAYVDVFLNGPEEKLKDTRYTQVALFIVSMAAHAVLKGLGARADFTAGHSLGEYSALCAAGAFDFETGLRLVKARGEAIGAAAAKVPGTMAAIVGLDRAVVEGICQNASSHGVCQAVNYNCPGQIVIAGEVAAVEAAVKAAQAAGSPKSIVLNVSGPFHSSLMKPAAEAMAGELAKATLQPPVVPVVMNVDARPATEPGVIRTNLVRQIDHPVLWEDTLKTLFAAGVERFIEVGPGRVLSGLLRRTDKTKKFSNIEDKKSAEAVFAVPAAG
- the rnc gene encoding ribonuclease III translates to MPRADTGPLQRSLRHKFKNTALLEEALTHKSYAMERGGAAFNERLEFLGDSVLAAIVAHYLFKRYPDEDEGKLSKLKSQIVSRSALVLWAREIALGQFLSMSEGEQATGGRERDSLLGNAFEALLGAMFLDGGFPAAQRFVVRLLSKKKQILETDHKSRLQEIIQKRYKVPPSYNLAEQKGPDHNKVFVMEVNIRRRLLGRGEGHSKKEAEQAAAFEALKRIRTHRMAPRIDPHHMAEEETLPLPSPRRPPRG
- the fabG gene encoding 3-oxoacyl-[acyl-carrier-protein] reductase; the encoded protein is MRLKDQVALITGGAQGIGRAIAETYAREGAHLALCDVNEQACQATAEELGKKYNVKTHAAKVNVTLIDECEKWVAAVIEKLGRADILVNNAGITKDNLVMRMSDAEWDAVIAVNLKGVFNCTKAVNRPMFKQRAGRIINIASIVGLMGNAGQVNYSATKGGVIAMTKTCAREFASRNVLVNAIAPGFIRTAMTDKLSDEQKQRLSSAIPLERLGEAQDVANAALFLASPESSYITGQVLSVNGGMYM
- the fabF gene encoding beta-ketoacyl-ACP synthase II, which gives rise to MSKKRVVITGLGIVSPIGIGKEAYLDALRNGRSGAGRVTYFDTSTYPCQIDAEVKGFVADNFMDKKKVRRMDRFTQFAMAATKMAVADSGIDFSKEDPDRCGAIVGSGIGGLQTIEAEHSVILEKGMKRVSPFLIPMLISNIAPGEIAIEYGLTGPNYAVSSACATSNHAFGAALRHMRYGDADVLIAGGAEAAITALGYAGFCQARALTSGFNDRPEKASRPFDKDRSGFLMGEGAGIVVLETLEHALARNAKIYGELAGFGATDDAYHITAPSPEAKAATRAMQLALADAGVRPEEVDYVNAHGTSTELNDKTETMALKKVFGEHARKLAVSSTKSMTGHLLGAAGAAELIATLLCMEHGFIHPTINYETPDPDCDLDYVPNTARPGKIMCALSNSLGFGGHNAVIVAKRYQG
- a CDS encoding 4Fe-4S dicluster domain-containing protein, whose translation is MPNTIYVSKQRCTGCTSCARACPVSCIDMVDRPKEPGVNWRKLAVIDEAKCIFCNACVEACDKLYEKGKNKDVFHAITMVKEKVEGQVTVDVSLYKNVWIFAEVRHGKLMPTAYELLGLGKTLAGTLNEKVAAVIIGKDVAQHAQDLIDHGAEMVYVLEHPGLDNFVDEVYTQLLTDLIAREKPNKFLLPASTIGRSFGSRVAVAVNTGITADATELSIDPATRMLHATRPSFGGNLMATILCEKHRPEMATVRPMSFPRAPKRDGRTGEVVKVNVDLGKIKQRTRFVRFEAEKGEGQDITAADVIVAGGRGVGSADGFKSLEALAKALGGAVAASRAAVDAGWIPYRTQVGLTGRTVRPKLYIAAGVSGQIQHLAGMSSSEVIVSINKDPECPMNKLATFSIDGDLFEMIPALVKEIERRRGH
- the acpP gene encoding acyl carrier protein — encoded protein: MADDIETKVREIIIEQLGVDAAQVKTEASFVNDLGADSLDTVELVMALEEAFDMEIPDEEAEKIQTVGQAVSYIQTHKK
- a CDS encoding ketoacyl-ACP synthase III, which produces MAGVRFLSTGAGLPDRVLTNADLAKMVDTTDEWITDRTGIKERRIAGDDEATSDLSARAARQALERAGVAPTDVDLVVVATCTPDHLFPSTACLVQKALGLTKAMAFDVSAACSGFVYGLAVVKGMLETGQARTALLIGADTLSRFTDWTDRGTCVLFGDGAGALLMQATDGPGDLLSVFTGSEGAAGDVLCIPGGGSRHPAGAGAVPKHPAHIKMDGREVFKHAVARMIEAATAALAKAGKTPADLRLLIPHQANLRIIDAIAKRIAIPNDRVFRNVQKYGNMSAATTVIALDEAVQAGQVRRGDLVELIAFGAGLTWGAAVLRW
- a CDS encoding electron transfer flavoprotein subunit beta/FixA family protein, which produces MGLHIVVCIKQTPATSNIQIDPVTGTLKREGMAAAINPFDEYAIEEAVRIKERVPGTTVSVVTMGPPQAEESLRESIARGADQAFHLTSRAFAGADTWATSYTLQMGIRKIAKEKGPVHLVLCGKQTNDGDTGHVGPGIAAWLDWPNIAYVKKVEAIDEKKIVVHRMMEDGVDVLEMDLPAVIAVVKEINEPRVASLKGKMAAKKAVVPKWTEVDIEADKKSIGLGGSPTIVSKSFNPPPRKGGAKIDGPTPEAKAKALIDKLQEMKLI
- a CDS encoding acyl-CoA dehydrogenase family protein, which gives rise to MNYFLTEDQQAIIETAREIAEKKIKPVREKHDADESFPWEIVEELRKADLFGVYFHPNYGGLGGAGFELVLVVEELSKACGGTALALAATALGAFPIILFGTPAQKKKWLPDLASGKRLGAFAITEPEAGSDATATRCSAKKDGDFYVLNGVKNFCSNGESAEIYSVFATTDLKRGARGITAFVVEKGTPGFTFGKKETKMGIRASTTYELVFDNCRVPASNVLGKEGFGLFVAQATFDISRPGVAAQALGIGTGAMSEALAYAKVRRQFGQSVLSFQSSQHTVANMATSLEASRALLYSVTRAMDVDLKAAVEASEASGKTVYEEMKKASSGRWTKYSGMVKLFCSDTAFWVADSAIQLCGGIGYMRDFPVEKFLRDAKITQIYEGTNQIQRNEIGMMITKELAAKGD